A part of Terriglobus roseus genomic DNA contains:
- a CDS encoding TonB-dependent receptor: protein MSVSLPRKAFLLSLLFTPCFSAVMTPVSLHAQVSTGDVVGNVKDSSGGIIAGAKVTLTQTDRQDVRTGTTNGSGDFVFSLLPSGSYSLTIDAPGFGRYEIKSFVVSAGDRRRMDATLSIAGNQQQIDVTASAPILDADSSNLSTQVDQRQVEDLPLNGRNFVQLAQLAAGANEGTSSAISNGNRPDDRRQTSAVVANAQSDTLNYQMVEGIDNNEGTVGTIGVRPSVEAIAEFRVITNVPPAEVGKTPGAIVNLITKAGTNRFHGSVYEFVRNDIFDARNFFATAVVVPQKPRFRQNQFGGSIGGPLVRQRTFFFADYEGYRRIDATNALVNNQVPTAYEVAHPGDFSDRGGPVLTPTQINPIATKYFALYPAPNNGATTFTSSYPQTQNSTTADLRVDHRFNDKNSLFGRWTYNNVSTITPSALPAVGGVDPGGSVSFPGPASQQAQQWLLDYTHTFTPRLLLELKAGYTHISNVSLPLNYGKYFGNAFGIVNSNVDIFTSALPTVSITGYAPLGVSSSLPLFDRTNTFQYSGTLIQVKGRHSLKYGAMLIRRQIFNEQPTSGSGAFSFTTSPASTTVSTVTPLVNLLRGNVFQVSRVVQLFPRYLRSFEPSLFIQDDWRVTDKLTLNLGMRYDILTPDKDKYNHISHFDPVSGTFRVAGSGASDTADIKTDYKSIAPRFGLALNATPRTVLRSGYAIVFFRDNTGPSVPFADPPYVGTYQPNQNSTNFSDPLPLPTQASTTTPSGALRGMALNYSNSYVQEFNANIQRELGLSTVLTVAYVGELGRSLRTSPNVNLGPLGQSVAMGTRPFASKYPNVTDIYNIQSNGASSYHALQATAVKRAGHGLTVQANYTWAHALGNTQGFSAGGLYTSADPAHFATVEYGNSELDVRHRIAMMLNYRLAFADKLSGFAAAVAKGWQANAIDVWETGQPFTVLNSAPRTNTGVGSDRPNQIGDPNTGPKTNSRWFNTAAFSAQPLGTLGSTARNSLYGPHFRHFDLSLFKDFAFSERAELQLRAEAFNLTNTPNFGQPGSTLGTATFGVVNSLRTNAQGRQLQFAARLTF from the coding sequence ATGTCTGTGTCCCTCCCCCGTAAAGCGTTTCTTCTCTCTCTCCTATTCACTCCGTGTTTCAGCGCAGTGATGACTCCGGTCTCGCTCCATGCGCAGGTCTCAACCGGGGATGTCGTAGGCAATGTAAAGGATTCCAGCGGCGGCATCATCGCGGGGGCCAAAGTCACCCTCACGCAAACCGATCGCCAGGATGTGAGAACAGGTACTACAAATGGCTCGGGTGACTTCGTATTCAGTTTGCTTCCAAGCGGCAGCTATTCGCTGACGATTGATGCGCCGGGCTTTGGTCGTTATGAGATCAAGTCGTTCGTCGTATCTGCCGGTGACCGCCGCCGTATGGACGCGACACTTTCGATCGCTGGAAATCAGCAGCAGATCGATGTCACTGCAAGCGCCCCGATTCTGGATGCTGACTCGAGCAATCTCAGTACGCAAGTCGACCAGCGACAGGTTGAAGATCTACCACTGAACGGACGCAACTTCGTACAACTCGCTCAGCTTGCTGCGGGTGCCAATGAGGGCACTTCGTCTGCCATCTCGAATGGAAACCGTCCGGATGATCGCCGACAGACATCGGCCGTCGTTGCGAATGCACAGTCTGACACCTTGAACTACCAGATGGTGGAAGGCATCGACAACAATGAAGGAACAGTGGGAACCATCGGGGTACGTCCATCCGTGGAAGCCATCGCGGAGTTCCGCGTGATCACAAATGTCCCCCCGGCCGAAGTTGGGAAGACACCCGGTGCGATCGTGAACCTTATCACCAAGGCCGGCACCAACCGGTTTCATGGCTCGGTTTATGAGTTTGTGAGAAATGACATTTTTGATGCGCGGAATTTTTTTGCGACTGCTGTGGTTGTGCCTCAGAAGCCACGTTTCCGACAGAATCAATTTGGCGGCAGTATCGGCGGTCCACTCGTTCGGCAGAGAACCTTCTTCTTCGCCGACTACGAAGGCTATCGGCGGATTGACGCGACAAACGCGCTTGTGAACAACCAGGTCCCGACTGCCTATGAGGTCGCTCATCCTGGCGACTTCTCCGATCGCGGGGGACCTGTGTTGACTCCCACACAAATCAACCCAATTGCGACGAAGTATTTTGCTCTCTACCCAGCACCAAACAATGGGGCAACCACGTTCACCTCCTCCTATCCCCAAACGCAGAACAGTACGACCGCAGACCTGCGCGTTGACCACAGGTTCAATGACAAGAATAGTCTGTTTGGCCGCTGGACCTATAACAATGTGAGCACCATCACCCCAAGCGCTCTCCCGGCTGTCGGAGGCGTCGACCCAGGCGGGTCCGTATCATTCCCCGGCCCGGCGTCACAACAGGCACAGCAGTGGCTGCTGGACTATACGCACACATTTACTCCTCGGCTATTGCTGGAGTTGAAGGCTGGATATACACACATCAGCAATGTCTCTCTGCCTCTGAATTACGGAAAGTACTTCGGCAATGCATTCGGCATCGTGAACTCGAATGTCGATATCTTCACCTCCGCGTTGCCCACCGTTTCTATAACGGGCTACGCGCCATTGGGTGTCTCGTCATCGCTTCCGCTGTTCGATCGGACCAATACCTTCCAGTACAGCGGGACACTGATCCAGGTGAAAGGGCGGCATTCTCTCAAGTACGGTGCAATGCTGATCCGTCGTCAAATTTTCAATGAGCAGCCAACCTCCGGCTCCGGAGCGTTCAGCTTTACGACGAGTCCGGCTTCAACAACGGTGTCCACTGTGACCCCGCTGGTGAATCTTCTTCGCGGAAATGTTTTTCAGGTGTCGCGTGTCGTGCAGCTTTTCCCGCGCTACTTGCGCAGCTTTGAACCGAGCCTCTTTATCCAGGATGACTGGAGAGTGACAGATAAGCTCACGTTGAACCTTGGTATGCGATACGACATTCTCACCCCGGACAAGGACAAGTACAACCACATCTCGCATTTCGATCCTGTCTCGGGAACCTTCCGCGTTGCAGGTAGCGGCGCATCCGATACGGCGGATATTAAGACCGACTACAAGTCGATTGCTCCACGCTTTGGCCTCGCCCTCAATGCGACTCCCCGTACGGTATTGCGCTCGGGGTATGCGATTGTATTCTTCCGGGACAACACCGGCCCATCGGTACCGTTTGCGGATCCACCGTATGTGGGGACCTACCAGCCGAACCAAAACTCCACCAATTTTTCCGACCCACTTCCATTACCCACGCAAGCGTCAACGACCACACCATCGGGCGCTCTACGCGGCATGGCATTGAACTATTCGAATTCCTATGTTCAAGAATTTAATGCCAACATTCAGCGCGAACTCGGTTTGAGCACCGTACTGACGGTGGCATATGTGGGTGAGTTGGGGCGCTCCTTACGTACTTCGCCGAATGTGAACCTTGGACCATTGGGACAAAGTGTGGCGATGGGTACGCGTCCGTTCGCGTCGAAATACCCAAATGTTACGGATATCTACAATATCCAATCCAACGGTGCCTCGAGCTATCACGCCCTCCAAGCCACTGCAGTAAAGCGCGCCGGTCATGGGTTAACGGTGCAAGCAAACTACACCTGGGCACACGCGTTGGGGAACACCCAAGGCTTTTCGGCAGGGGGGCTGTATACAAGCGCAGATCCGGCACACTTTGCGACGGTTGAGTACGGAAACAGCGAATTAGATGTACGCCATCGGATTGCGATGATGTTGAATTATCGGCTGGCATTTGCGGACAAGCTCTCTGGCTTTGCTGCTGCTGTGGCAAAGGGATGGCAGGCGAATGCGATTGACGTATGGGAAACAGGGCAGCCCTTCACGGTCTTGAATTCCGCTCCTCGGACGAATACGGGTGTTGGCTCGGATCGGCCGAATCAGATCGGCGATCCAAATACCGGACCGAAGACCAACAGCCGCTGGTTCAATACTGCCGCCTTCTCCGCCCAACCATTGGGAACCTTGGGGAGCACCGCAAGGAATAGCCTGTACGGTCCGCATTTCCGTCATTTCGATCTCTCGTTGTTCAAGGACTTTGCGTTTTCAGAACGGGCGGAACTGCAGCTCCGAGCAGAAGCATTCAACCTTACCAATACGCCGAACTTCGGACAGCCGGGATCGACTCTGGGGACCGCCACGTTCGGAGTGGTGAACTCACTTCGTACCAATGCACAAGGACGGCAGCTGCAGTTTGCGGCACGCCTCACCTTCTAG
- a CDS encoding ABC transporter substrate-binding protein: MRKRVSCIALLLSLLPLAACHERPDRDTVVIDIENSPTNLDIRIGSDAQAEHIGALLFDSIVRKDQHYNLQPAIATSWEWRDPLTLVLHIRDGVHFHDGKLLDANDVAWSIDSMHNGAITTAKSGNFASVDHTEVPDAHTCIVHLKKPDASLLFNMSDELSAVVEKGAGQNMGDHPIGTGPFRFVSEEQDKEVVLARNPDYWGGAPTIPRVRFAIVPDAITRALELQKGSADAASNALTGDMVAVMQKDPRLVVEAKPGSIVLYITFNATDPQLRDPRVRQAFAYAVDRPAIIQALYHGQAESQDTLLPNGHWAAPNANDSLTRYAHNIAKAKQLLEEAGYHADKNGTRIHLTLKSSTDDTMRLLAAVVQQQVRDAGIELSLRQNEFGTFYSDVTKGAFQMYVLRWVGSNEDPDIFRYAYSSAMMPPKGSNRGHYSNPRVDALIAQGAAEIDNTKRRTIYLELQRILSEDEPTLVLWSPDNIVVHTRRLQGIVPASAGSFGWLRTATLN, from the coding sequence ATGAGGAAGCGCGTCAGCTGCATTGCGCTTCTGCTGAGTCTCCTGCCGTTGGCCGCGTGCCACGAACGTCCTGACCGTGACACCGTTGTCATCGATATTGAAAACTCACCGACCAATCTTGATATTCGTATCGGTTCCGATGCGCAGGCGGAACACATCGGCGCGCTACTCTTCGATTCCATTGTTCGCAAGGATCAGCATTACAACCTGCAACCCGCGATTGCCACTTCGTGGGAATGGCGCGATCCGCTAACACTTGTGCTGCACATCCGCGATGGAGTGCACTTCCATGATGGCAAGCTACTTGACGCAAACGACGTCGCATGGTCGATCGACTCGATGCATAACGGTGCCATCACCACCGCCAAGAGCGGCAACTTTGCCAGCGTCGATCACACGGAAGTTCCCGATGCTCATACCTGCATCGTTCACCTGAAAAAGCCTGACGCCAGCCTTCTCTTCAACATGAGCGATGAGCTCAGCGCCGTTGTCGAGAAGGGTGCAGGACAAAACATGGGCGACCATCCCATCGGTACCGGTCCATTTCGCTTTGTCAGCGAAGAGCAGGATAAGGAAGTGGTTCTGGCGCGCAATCCAGACTATTGGGGAGGCGCTCCAACAATTCCGCGTGTGCGCTTCGCCATTGTCCCCGATGCCATCACCCGCGCGCTGGAACTGCAGAAAGGCTCTGCCGACGCGGCCTCCAACGCACTCACGGGCGACATGGTTGCCGTAATGCAAAAGGATCCTCGCCTCGTTGTCGAAGCGAAGCCCGGCTCCATCGTGCTCTACATCACCTTCAATGCAACCGATCCACAACTACGCGATCCGCGTGTCCGGCAAGCCTTTGCTTACGCCGTCGATCGCCCCGCGATCATTCAGGCGCTGTACCACGGACAGGCCGAGTCGCAGGACACACTACTACCGAACGGCCACTGGGCTGCGCCGAATGCAAACGATTCCCTCACCCGCTATGCACACAACATTGCAAAAGCAAAACAGCTTTTAGAAGAAGCGGGCTATCACGCAGATAAAAACGGAACACGGATTCATCTAACGCTGAAGAGCTCCACTGACGATACGATGCGTCTGCTAGCAGCAGTCGTGCAGCAGCAAGTGCGCGATGCGGGCATCGAATTGTCCCTGCGCCAGAACGAGTTTGGCACCTTCTACTCTGACGTCACCAAGGGCGCATTCCAGATGTACGTGTTGCGCTGGGTAGGCTCTAACGAAGACCCGGATATCTTCCGCTACGCCTACAGTTCTGCGATGATGCCTCCTAAAGGCTCCAACCGTGGCCACTACAGTAACCCACGTGTAGATGCTTTGATTGCCCAAGGCGCAGCGGAAATAGACAACACAAAACGCCGGACGATTTACCTGGAATTGCAGCGCATTCTGTCAGAGGATGAGCCAACATTGGTGCTGTGGTCGCCAGATAACATCGTGGTCCACACCAGGCGCCTGCAGGGCATTGTGCCAGCATCAGCGGGAAGCTTCGGGTGGCTTCGCACAGCCACACTGAACTAA
- a CDS encoding helix-turn-helix domain-containing protein, which produces MADSSFKSIQELQTQLGNSIQMLRLSRNLDQVSTAERAGISEKALRNLESGRGSTIETFLRVLKALDSLDGLDLLVPTPTVSPLALLRSSKPRQRVRRASGTRTRVS; this is translated from the coding sequence ATGGCAGATTCGTCCTTCAAGTCGATCCAAGAGCTTCAGACACAACTAGGAAACAGCATCCAAATGCTGCGGCTTTCCAGGAACCTGGATCAAGTTTCAACGGCTGAAAGGGCAGGCATCTCTGAAAAGGCGTTGAGGAATCTCGAATCCGGGAGGGGTTCCACGATCGAGACGTTCTTGCGAGTCCTGAAGGCACTCGATTCCCTTGATGGATTGGACCTGCTCGTTCCGACTCCCACGGTGAGTCCATTAGCCTTACTCCGTAGCTCGAAACCACGACAGCGAGTGCGGCGCGCTTCGGGCACAAGAACGAGGGTTTCGTGA
- a CDS encoding tyrosine-type recombinase/integrase yields MALTIREIENAKPAAKPYKLTDGGGLCVLVTSSGSKLWRWRYYFEGKEKMMALGEYPLVSLKEARDLHFAARKALAGGVDPMEERKVDAAAKEEHARTLLRRTESSVEKVARKWWATWATGKSPRHAAQVMRRLEADVFPIIGHKFVDDVKAADVRELVLAIEGRGARDVAKRAQETIGQIFRFAIANGLATRNPAADFKPSDILKPAMEVNFARVDESDLPQLLAKMWTYKGDLLTIYAMRLMAYLWVRTAELIEADWAEFELDKEKWEIPGERMKKRRSHIVPLPHQAVTILRDLSIRTGNGTKVFPGANDKDKTMSNNTILFALYRLGYKGEMTGHGFRGVASTVLYESNLFEEDWIEMQLAHVEENKVKGAYNKAKYIKQRAKMMQWWADYVDTQLAKGIAALAS; encoded by the coding sequence ATGGCACTTACGATTCGAGAAATCGAGAACGCAAAGCCCGCTGCCAAGCCATACAAATTGACTGACGGTGGTGGTCTCTGTGTTCTCGTCACATCGTCTGGCTCCAAGTTATGGCGATGGCGCTACTACTTCGAAGGCAAAGAGAAGATGATGGCCTTAGGCGAGTACCCTCTTGTATCGCTCAAGGAGGCCCGCGATCTGCATTTCGCAGCTCGGAAGGCATTGGCTGGCGGTGTTGACCCAATGGAAGAGCGCAAGGTAGACGCAGCAGCAAAAGAAGAACACGCTAGAACACTCCTTCGTCGGACGGAAAGCAGCGTTGAGAAGGTGGCTCGGAAGTGGTGGGCCACTTGGGCCACTGGCAAATCACCCCGACATGCCGCTCAGGTCATGCGCCGTCTTGAAGCCGACGTCTTCCCCATCATTGGGCACAAGTTTGTCGACGACGTGAAGGCAGCCGACGTTCGCGAATTAGTGCTTGCGATTGAGGGCCGCGGCGCTCGCGATGTTGCGAAACGCGCCCAAGAAACCATTGGACAGATCTTCCGGTTCGCCATTGCGAATGGATTGGCGACGCGTAACCCAGCAGCCGACTTCAAGCCATCCGACATCTTGAAACCGGCGATGGAGGTGAACTTCGCGAGGGTGGATGAAAGCGATCTTCCCCAGCTGTTGGCGAAGATGTGGACCTACAAGGGCGACCTTCTGACCATCTACGCGATGCGCTTAATGGCCTACCTCTGGGTAAGAACAGCGGAGCTAATCGAAGCGGACTGGGCCGAATTCGAGCTTGATAAAGAGAAATGGGAAATCCCAGGCGAGCGCATGAAGAAGAGACGTTCTCACATCGTGCCGTTGCCACACCAAGCCGTCACGATTCTCCGAGATCTCTCGATTCGCACAGGGAATGGAACGAAGGTGTTTCCTGGAGCGAATGATAAGGACAAGACGATGAGCAACAACACGATCCTATTCGCTCTCTATCGTCTTGGATACAAGGGCGAAATGACCGGGCATGGCTTTCGAGGAGTTGCGTCGACTGTTTTGTATGAGTCGAACCTATTCGAAGAGGACTGGATCGAGATGCAACTCGCTCATGTTGAAGAGAACAAGGTCAAAGGCGCATACAACAAAGCGAAATATATCAAGCAACGAGCGAAGATGATGCAATGGTGGGCGGACTATGTCGACACGCAGTTGGCCAAAGGAATTGCAGCGCTGGCAAGCTAG
- a CDS encoding response regulator, which produces MTRQRILIAEDYVRLAEAFRKLLEPEFEVLGIVSDGRTLLREAMLLRPDLITLDLSMPSFEVNEARRQLAEFAPHTKLLIVTMNEDPEIAASALSGWAHGYVLKKSASSELVHAVREVLAGRQYMTPRLVR; this is translated from the coding sequence ATGACTCGACAGCGGATTCTTATTGCAGAAGACTATGTCCGACTTGCGGAGGCTTTTCGGAAGCTGCTTGAACCGGAGTTCGAGGTGCTTGGTATCGTGTCTGACGGTCGCACTCTTTTGCGCGAGGCTATGCTGTTGCGGCCTGACCTCATCACGCTTGATCTTTCGATGCCGTCGTTCGAAGTAAACGAAGCCAGGCGACAATTGGCTGAGTTCGCACCGCATACGAAACTGCTTATCGTTACGATGAACGAGGATCCAGAGATCGCAGCGAGTGCCTTGAGCGGTTGGGCGCATGGTTATGTGCTCAAGAAGTCGGCAAGTTCTGAGCTGGTACATGCTGTTCGGGAAGTGCTAGCGGGGAGGCAGTATATGACTCCCAGACTTGTCCGCTGA
- a CDS encoding exo-beta-N-acetylmuramidase NamZ domain-containing protein, translated as MKYWKIGIVALLCVAPLSAQVKTGIDVLEDDHFSQLKQLVSKHGGHLRLGVLTNPVGIDGHERRTIDVLRTDAPAAVRGLTVTKLFSAEHGINAAVDNVHIVEDKDPSSGLPIVSLFGATEEQRHPSKQQLEDLDAIVIDLQDVGVRYWTFQTLVKYFVEASAANHLSVVVLDRPNPVNGLDVQGPLSTQGRENYVNPISEPMRPGMTMGELAQFFNGEEHLGADLTVIKMAGWKRQDWWDDSGLLWVNPSPNIRTLTQNLVYLGTGLLEGTNVNVKGPTEPPFVRFGAPWIVATDLARYLNNRKIPGVTFMAISYVPTGEEHYPYRGQRVEGVEVIVNDRSRVDAPELGIEAVSALWKLYPKDFQIDRVDRLLLNKSVLEQIKKGVDPQDIAKGWQQELNTYKVKRARYLIY; from the coding sequence ATGAAATATTGGAAGATCGGAATCGTCGCGCTGCTCTGTGTGGCCCCCCTCTCTGCTCAGGTAAAAACAGGCATCGACGTGTTGGAAGACGACCACTTCTCGCAGTTGAAGCAACTGGTTTCGAAGCATGGGGGCCATCTTCGGCTCGGCGTGCTGACCAACCCTGTAGGCATTGACGGGCACGAACGCAGAACCATTGATGTTCTACGCACCGATGCTCCGGCTGCTGTACGTGGCCTTACTGTGACAAAGCTGTTCAGCGCAGAGCATGGTATCAATGCTGCGGTGGACAACGTGCACATCGTAGAGGATAAAGATCCCTCTAGCGGTTTGCCGATAGTCAGCCTTTTCGGAGCCACGGAGGAGCAGCGCCATCCGTCGAAGCAACAACTGGAGGACCTCGACGCGATTGTGATCGATCTCCAAGACGTCGGAGTTCGATACTGGACCTTCCAAACACTGGTCAAGTATTTCGTTGAAGCATCTGCGGCGAATCACCTCAGCGTGGTCGTACTGGACCGACCCAATCCTGTAAACGGTCTCGATGTCCAGGGGCCTTTGTCGACACAGGGCAGAGAGAACTATGTCAATCCGATCTCGGAACCCATGAGACCGGGAATGACGATGGGAGAGTTGGCACAGTTCTTCAATGGCGAGGAACACCTCGGAGCTGATCTCACGGTGATCAAGATGGCAGGGTGGAAGCGCCAGGATTGGTGGGACGATTCTGGGTTGCTTTGGGTAAATCCATCCCCAAACATTCGTACCCTTACACAAAATTTGGTCTACCTCGGCACGGGACTGCTTGAGGGGACGAATGTAAATGTCAAAGGTCCGACGGAGCCGCCCTTCGTACGCTTTGGAGCGCCATGGATCGTAGCTACCGATTTAGCGCGCTATTTGAACAACCGGAAAATACCCGGCGTAACCTTCATGGCGATCTCCTACGTTCCGACTGGCGAGGAACATTATCCCTATCGCGGACAACGTGTCGAAGGGGTTGAGGTAATCGTGAACGATCGCTCAAGGGTCGATGCTCCCGAACTGGGCATCGAAGCGGTATCCGCGTTGTGGAAACTCTATCCCAAAGACTTTCAGATCGACCGCGTGGATAGGTTACTCCTCAACAAGAGCGTGTTGGAGCAGATTAAGAAGGGAGTCGATCCGCAGGACATTGCAAAGGGTTGGCAGCAGGAGCTCAATACGTACAAGGTCAAGAGAGCCAGATATTTGATCTATTGA
- a CDS encoding HipA N-terminal domain-containing protein gives MKPVDVIEVLLWGKRVGATTADPTLGCYVFEHEPTWKRREIELAPLTMPVGDRRKRSRSLPFPGRPISVFPLARQV, from the coding sequence GTGAAACCGGTCGATGTCATCGAAGTCCTTCTTTGGGGCAAGCGTGTAGGCGCGACCACGGCAGATCCGACGTTGGGGTGCTATGTCTTTGAACATGAACCGACATGGAAACGCCGCGAGATCGAATTAGCGCCCTTGACCATGCCTGTCGGGGACCGGCGCAAACGTTCGCGTTCCCTGCCCTTCCCAGGCCGACCTATTTCGGTCTTCCCTCTAGCCCGGCAAGTGTAG
- a CDS encoding helix-turn-helix transcriptional regulator translates to MASNRGDRSPLVGSLVPLTKEEIGTDAHSHVLRGRGRFLRLPQVTDTVGLSKTSIYEMIKREAFPSPVPIGKRAVGWIEEEIRGWAEEQIRLRTLQRRHSTKALDQTVRGIRKTA, encoded by the coding sequence ATGGCTTCAAACCGTGGTGATCGATCTCCCCTCGTAGGTTCTCTTGTCCCCTTGACGAAAGAAGAGATCGGGACCGATGCGCACTCGCATGTTCTGCGCGGTCGTGGTCGATTCCTTCGATTGCCACAGGTGACGGATACCGTTGGACTGTCGAAAACAAGTATTTACGAAATGATCAAACGAGAAGCGTTTCCGTCTCCGGTTCCGATCGGAAAACGCGCAGTGGGGTGGATTGAAGAAGAAATCAGGGGGTGGGCGGAGGAACAAATTCGTCTCAGAACTTTGCAACGTCGCCATTCAACCAAGGCATTGGATCAAACGGTTCGGGGCATCAGGAAGACGGCCTAG
- a CDS encoding anhydro-N-acetylmuramic acid kinase — translation MKTQKAMIVAGVMSGTSADGVDVALVRITPTKDAAKPRLKLLSHTEFAYPKKLREAVLASMDAPAMSTAEFARLHWRLGEFYGDCITQAQEQSGIRAKLAGVHGQTIYHQGTVAKFLGEPLRCTLQIGEASEVSTRTGLPVVSDFRPADMVAGGQAAPLVPMFDRVFFAHAKRNRVLQNLGGIANMTAIPTGTDKLLAFDSGPASMVIDACMQQLFGKSYDRNGVTAKRGSVIHEVLINALKLPYFHLPAPKSCGREEFGKTYVERFIAACRQHNAKDEDVIATATALTAESILAAYRSIVWPFLGQNAPLAQSTDYIVAGGGAKNVTLMKMLRNGLEPLGVTVSTTDDFGVPSQAKEAMAFALLAWLRWHELPGNVPSATGATRPAILGRITLP, via the coding sequence ATGAAGACGCAGAAAGCGATGATCGTAGCGGGTGTAATGAGCGGTACATCTGCCGATGGCGTGGATGTTGCGCTCGTCCGCATCACGCCCACAAAAGATGCTGCGAAACCGCGGTTGAAGCTGCTTTCACATACAGAGTTCGCTTATCCAAAGAAGCTTCGCGAAGCGGTGCTTGCCTCGATGGATGCACCTGCGATGAGCACAGCGGAATTCGCCCGGTTGCATTGGCGGCTCGGCGAGTTTTATGGCGACTGCATCACTCAGGCGCAGGAACAAAGCGGCATCCGCGCCAAACTCGCTGGTGTGCACGGACAAACGATCTATCACCAAGGAACTGTAGCAAAGTTTTTAGGAGAGCCACTACGCTGCACACTGCAAATTGGTGAAGCAAGCGAAGTATCGACACGCACGGGTCTGCCCGTGGTCAGCGATTTCCGACCTGCTGACATGGTTGCAGGAGGACAAGCAGCACCACTGGTACCCATGTTCGATCGTGTCTTCTTTGCACATGCCAAGCGCAATCGTGTTCTGCAAAATCTTGGCGGCATTGCAAACATGACAGCGATTCCCACAGGCACAGACAAGCTTCTCGCCTTTGATAGCGGCCCGGCCTCCATGGTGATCGATGCCTGCATGCAGCAACTCTTTGGCAAAAGCTACGACCGCAATGGAGTAACAGCAAAGCGTGGAAGCGTGATCCATGAAGTGCTTATTAACGCATTGAAACTCCCCTACTTCCATCTGCCAGCACCAAAGAGCTGCGGACGTGAAGAGTTCGGCAAGACCTATGTGGAACGCTTCATCGCTGCCTGCCGTCAGCATAATGCGAAGGACGAAGACGTCATCGCCACCGCGACGGCACTCACAGCGGAAAGCATCCTCGCCGCGTATCGCAGTATCGTCTGGCCCTTCCTGGGACAGAACGCCCCCCTTGCACAATCCACGGACTACATCGTTGCAGGAGGTGGAGCAAAGAACGTAACGCTGATGAAAATGCTGCGCAACGGCCTGGAACCGCTCGGCGTCACAGTTAGCACCACCGATGATTTCGGCGTCCCTTCACAAGCAAAAGAAGCCATGGCCTTCGCACTCCTGGCCTGGCTGCGTTGGCATGAACTTCCCGGCAACGTCCCTTCCGCAACCGGAGCCACAAGGCCCGCAATTTTGGGAAGGATCACGCTGCCATGA
- a CDS encoding VIT1/CCC1 transporter family protein produces MSPEEAKAALGELVAARNNGKRQTAAWIGDAIYGVNDGLGSIFGIVSGVSGATLGNSHFVLIAGMAGMIASALSMGSGAYLASKSEREIYEAEFAREKTAVEVNEAEAQQILSLSYQIRGLPPKDAERFVHHLSRNKAQLIAALAREQLNTTEEGLSEPIVSAISGALSTAIGAFIPIIPFFFLNGIPAVIVAAIVSLLAHFVVGAAKSLITIRSWWASGFEMTWIGALEGVVTYVIGIGLGKLGGAS; encoded by the coding sequence TTGTCACCGGAAGAGGCAAAAGCGGCTCTCGGTGAACTCGTCGCCGCGCGAAACAACGGGAAAAGGCAAACTGCGGCATGGATTGGTGACGCAATCTACGGGGTTAATGATGGACTGGGCTCAATTTTTGGTATTGTTTCAGGCGTTTCAGGAGCGACACTCGGCAATAGTCATTTCGTCCTGATCGCAGGCATGGCTGGGATGATTGCAAGTGCTTTGTCGATGGGGTCTGGAGCGTATCTGGCGTCGAAGAGCGAACGGGAGATCTACGAAGCGGAGTTCGCACGAGAGAAAACAGCTGTGGAAGTGAATGAAGCTGAAGCCCAACAGATTTTGTCCTTGAGTTATCAGATTCGCGGACTGCCGCCTAAGGATGCCGAACGGTTTGTTCATCATCTATCCAGGAACAAAGCGCAACTCATCGCCGCACTTGCAAGAGAACAGCTGAACACCACAGAAGAAGGATTAAGTGAGCCAATTGTGTCGGCCATCTCAGGAGCGCTGTCGACCGCTATCGGTGCGTTTATACCGATCATTCCATTTTTCTTCTTGAACGGGATTCCAGCTGTCATTGTGGCAGCGATCGTTTCTCTGCTTGCTCACTTCGTGGTGGGCGCCGCAAAGTCCCTTATCACGATTCGCTCTTGGTGGGCGAGTGGTTTCGAAATGACTTGGATTGGAGCCCTTGAGGGGGTTGTGACCTACGTCATTGGCATCGGTCTAGGGAAACTAGGTGGAGCTTCGTAA
- a CDS encoding helix-turn-helix domain-containing protein — MSTLHHQFRALTSMSPLQYQKMLRLQTARERMLMDGLDATTAAYEVGYESISQFSREYSRCFGLPPIRDIRALKANGLVSEARL, encoded by the coding sequence GTGTCTACGCTTCACCATCAGTTTCGGGCACTGACCTCGATGAGTCCCTTGCAGTATCAGAAGATGCTGCGACTGCAAACCGCGCGCGAACGCATGCTGATGGATGGCCTAGATGCAACGACCGCTGCATACGAAGTCGGATACGAGAGCATTAGCCAATTCAGCCGCGAGTACAGCCGCTGTTTTGGGCTCCCGCCGATTCGGGATATTCGTGCACTCAAGGCTAACGGTCTTGTAAGCGAAGCACGATTGTGA